In Actinacidiphila yeochonensis CN732, a genomic segment contains:
- a CDS encoding class I SAM-dependent methyltransferase, protein MLDYDVEALTYDASRGGVPRAGAAARAVLALLPSGTRTLLDVGCGTGLVTERLTRPGLRVVALDASPGMARLAAGRVGPGLVLGDCRRLPFADGSLDAVCAVWLLHLLPDAAAVVAECARVLRPGGVLVATVDKAAGHDMDSDMARLLAPHRVRRAPASDAAPRVLAVAAEHGLRRAGEARFTGHGQGRSPARLAGDIADGRFASELALDAEQTGALARELALLPQPEVPRADPVFRLLALRKED, encoded by the coding sequence ATGTTGGACTACGACGTCGAGGCGCTGACCTACGACGCGAGCCGCGGTGGCGTACCGCGGGCGGGTGCGGCGGCCCGGGCGGTGCTCGCCCTGCTGCCGTCGGGCACCCGGACGCTGCTGGACGTGGGGTGCGGCACGGGACTGGTCACCGAGCGGCTGACGCGGCCGGGGCTGCGGGTCGTCGCCCTGGACGCCTCCCCCGGCATGGCCCGGCTCGCGGCCGGACGGGTGGGCCCCGGCCTGGTGCTGGGCGACTGCCGCCGGCTGCCGTTCGCCGACGGCTCGCTGGACGCGGTGTGCGCGGTGTGGCTGCTGCACCTGCTGCCGGACGCCGCGGCGGTGGTCGCCGAGTGCGCGCGGGTGCTGCGGCCGGGCGGGGTGCTGGTCGCCACGGTGGACAAGGCGGCCGGGCACGACATGGACAGCGACATGGCGCGGCTGCTGGCGCCGCACCGCGTGCGGCGCGCCCCGGCCTCCGACGCGGCGCCGCGGGTTCTTGCGGTGGCCGCCGAGCACGGCCTGCGCCGGGCCGGCGAGGCGCGGTTCACCGGGCACGGCCAGGGCCGTTCCCCCGCCCGGCTGGCGGGGGACATCGCGGACGGCCGCTTCGCCTCGGAGCTGGCCCTGGACGCCGAGCAGACCGGCGCCCTGGCCCGGGAGCTGGCGCTGCTGCCGCAGCCCGAGGTGCCGCGGGCCGACCCCGTCTTCCGGCTGCTGGCCCTCCGCAAGGAGGACTGA
- a CDS encoding AMP-dependent synthetase/ligase has translation MRQFTVPPMVATPQAGGLADAVYANAEECPGHVVLGRSDGEGGWTDVTAAEFRDQVLAVAKGLLAQGVRFGDRVAIMSRTRYEWTLFDFALWSVGAQPVPVYPTSSSEQVRWMLHDARAVAAVVEHEDHAMTVGAAVDGLPHLRRLWQLDAGCVAELAAAGRHLGDEVVDRHRLAVTPDSVATVIYTSGTTGRPRGCLITHANFMAETDNVVARFEAVFAAKPGEQPSTLLFLPLAHVFGRMVEVGCVRARVKMGHQPSMSAADLIPDLAAFRPTFVLAVPYVFEKVFQAARRKAEIGGRLGPFEKAVEVAVRHAEALEARAFGVGPGPSAGLRMQHQLYDKLVYSKVRGALGGRVRYGISGGSAMERRLGLFFAGAGVTIYEGYGLTETTAAAVANPPEQTRFGTVGVPVPGTSVLIADDGEIWLRGGQVFSGYLNDEKATAQALREGWLATGDLGSLDEDGYLTITGRRKEILVTSGGKSVSPTALEDRVRAHPLVAQCVAVGNDRPYVAALITLDREAVDHWLLVRGRSRPALSELVRDPELEAEVRRAVAAANTLVSQAESIRTFRVLAGQFSEEAGTLTPSMKLKRRAIETAYAGEIETLYRHQPHV, from the coding sequence TTGCGTCAGTTCACAGTGCCCCCGATGGTCGCGACGCCTCAGGCGGGCGGACTGGCGGACGCCGTCTACGCCAACGCCGAGGAGTGTCCCGGCCACGTGGTGCTGGGGCGGTCGGACGGGGAGGGCGGCTGGACGGACGTCACGGCGGCGGAGTTCCGCGACCAGGTCCTCGCCGTGGCCAAGGGGCTGCTGGCGCAGGGGGTACGGTTCGGCGACCGCGTCGCGATCATGTCCCGGACCCGCTACGAGTGGACCCTGTTCGACTTCGCCCTGTGGTCCGTCGGCGCCCAACCGGTGCCGGTGTACCCCACGTCCTCCTCGGAGCAGGTGCGCTGGATGCTCCACGACGCGCGGGCGGTGGCCGCGGTCGTCGAGCACGAGGACCACGCGATGACCGTCGGCGCGGCGGTGGACGGGCTGCCCCACCTGAGGCGGCTGTGGCAGCTCGACGCGGGTTGCGTGGCCGAACTGGCGGCGGCCGGCCGCCACCTGGGCGACGAGGTGGTGGACCGGCACCGCCTCGCGGTGACCCCGGACTCGGTGGCCACCGTGATCTACACCTCGGGTACGACCGGGCGGCCGCGCGGCTGCCTCATCACGCACGCGAACTTCATGGCCGAGACCGACAACGTGGTGGCCCGCTTCGAGGCGGTGTTCGCGGCGAAGCCGGGCGAGCAGCCGTCGACGCTGCTGTTCCTGCCGCTGGCGCACGTCTTCGGCCGGATGGTGGAGGTGGGCTGCGTCCGGGCCCGGGTGAAGATGGGGCACCAGCCGAGCATGTCGGCCGCCGACCTGATACCGGACCTGGCCGCCTTCCGCCCGACGTTCGTGCTCGCGGTGCCGTACGTCTTCGAGAAGGTCTTCCAGGCGGCGCGCCGCAAGGCCGAGATCGGCGGCAGGCTCGGCCCGTTCGAGAAGGCCGTGGAGGTGGCGGTGCGGCACGCGGAGGCGTTGGAGGCGAGGGCGTTCGGTGTGGGGCCCGGACCCAGCGCCGGCCTGCGGATGCAGCACCAGCTCTACGACAAGCTGGTCTACAGCAAGGTGCGCGGGGCGCTCGGCGGGCGGGTCCGGTACGGGATCTCCGGCGGGTCGGCGATGGAGCGGCGGCTCGGCCTGTTCTTCGCCGGGGCCGGGGTGACGATCTACGAGGGCTACGGGCTGACCGAGACGACGGCCGCGGCGGTGGCGAACCCGCCCGAGCAGACCCGCTTCGGCACCGTCGGGGTGCCGGTGCCCGGGACGAGCGTGCTGATCGCGGACGACGGCGAGATCTGGCTGCGCGGCGGGCAGGTGTTCTCCGGCTACCTCAACGACGAGAAGGCCACCGCGCAGGCACTGCGGGAGGGCTGGCTGGCCACCGGCGACCTGGGTTCGCTGGACGAGGACGGCTATCTGACGATCACCGGGCGGCGCAAGGAGATCCTGGTGACCAGCGGCGGCAAGAGCGTGTCGCCGACCGCCCTGGAGGACCGGGTGCGCGCCCATCCGCTGGTGGCGCAGTGCGTGGCGGTGGGCAACGACCGCCCGTACGTGGCGGCGCTGATCACCCTGGACCGGGAGGCGGTGGACCACTGGCTGCTGGTCCGCGGCAGGTCCCGTCCGGCGCTGTCGGAGCTGGTCCGCGACCCGGAGCTGGAGGCGGAGGTGCGGCGGGCGGTGGCGGCTGCCAACACGCTGGTCTCGCAGGCGGAGTCGATCCGCACCTTCCGCGTCCTGGCCGGGCAGTTCTCGGAGGAGGCCGGCACGCTCACGCCGTCGATGAAGCTGAAGCGGCGGGCCATCGAGACGGCCTACGCGGGGGAGATCGAGACCCTCTACCGCCACCAGCCCCACGTCTGA
- a CDS encoding LysR substrate-binding domain-containing protein, which produces MFEPVQLRTFLAVAQTLSFTRAAQRLGLQQSTVSQHVRRLEDAAGRRLFARDTHGVELTEDGEAMLGFARTILEANERAAGFFAGTRLRGRLRFGVSEDFVLTRLPELLATFRREHPEVDLELTVELSGTLHQLLDAGRLDLCLAKRYGPDGPGQLVWRDRLVWIGSERLRLDPDRPVPLIAFPPPGITRARALEVLERDGRAWRVACTSGSLSGLVAAARAGLGVMAHAQQLVPPGLVRVPARAGLPELGWVDFVLLHGRDGKDAGEAARALAQAILAGGDSLHRPLP; this is translated from the coding sequence GTGTTCGAACCGGTGCAGCTGCGGACGTTCCTCGCCGTCGCGCAGACGCTGAGCTTCACGCGGGCCGCCCAGCGGCTGGGGCTTCAGCAGTCCACGGTCAGCCAGCACGTGCGGCGGCTGGAGGACGCGGCCGGGCGGCGGCTCTTCGCGCGGGACACGCACGGGGTGGAGCTGACGGAGGACGGCGAGGCGATGCTCGGCTTCGCCCGGACGATCCTGGAGGCCAACGAGCGGGCGGCGGGCTTCTTCGCCGGCACCCGGCTGCGCGGGCGGCTCCGGTTCGGGGTGTCGGAGGACTTCGTGCTGACCCGGCTGCCCGAACTGCTGGCGACCTTCCGGCGCGAGCACCCGGAGGTCGACCTGGAGCTGACCGTCGAGCTGTCGGGCACCCTGCACCAGCTGCTGGACGCCGGCCGGCTGGACCTGTGCCTGGCCAAGCGGTACGGGCCGGACGGACCCGGCCAGCTGGTGTGGCGCGACCGCCTGGTGTGGATCGGCTCCGAGCGGCTGCGGCTCGACCCCGACCGCCCGGTCCCGCTGATCGCCTTCCCGCCGCCCGGCATCACCCGGGCCCGCGCGCTGGAGGTGCTGGAGCGCGACGGCAGGGCCTGGCGGGTGGCCTGCACCAGCGGTTCCCTCAGCGGCCTGGTGGCCGCCGCGCGGGCGGGCCTCGGGGTGATGGCCCACGCGCAGCAGCTGGTGCCGCCGGGCCTGGTGCGGGTGCCGGCGCGGGCGGGGCTGCCGGAGCTGGGCTGGGTGGACTTCGTCCTGCTGCACGGCAGGGACGGCAAGGACGCCGGCGAGGCGGCCCGGGCGCTGGCGCAGGCGATCCTCGCCGGCGGGGACAGCCTGCACCGTCCCCTCCCCTGA
- a CDS encoding helix-turn-helix domain-containing protein, producing MPASPSSSAQAAREDVARRLRSLRRTAGLTVTELANRCSWHHAKTSRVENARTPPSPTDIRLWCRATGADDQADDLIAASLHAESQYTEWKRQARDGLRRLQDSYRSLYESTTTFRVYSTTLVPGFLQTEGYARALLSANARFLGLPDDGPEAAAARVDRSRIIHRAGRRFVLLVEEAVLRYQLGDAEAMAAQLGHLLTAGALPAVSLGIIPMATRDRPLWAAETFSVFDRDLACVELISAEVNITQPSEIRLYLRAFEQLQSLAVYGAEARTLIVRAVEALR from the coding sequence ATGCCCGCATCGCCGTCGTCGTCCGCGCAAGCCGCCCGAGAGGACGTCGCCCGACGCCTCCGGTCCCTGCGCCGGACCGCCGGCCTGACGGTCACCGAGCTGGCCAACCGGTGCTCCTGGCACCACGCCAAGACGAGCCGGGTCGAGAACGCGCGGACGCCGCCGTCGCCGACCGACATCCGGCTGTGGTGCCGGGCCACCGGGGCAGATGATCAGGCTGACGACCTGATCGCCGCGTCCCTGCACGCTGAATCGCAGTACACGGAGTGGAAACGGCAGGCACGCGACGGCCTCCGCAGGCTCCAGGACAGCTACCGGTCGCTGTACGAGTCCACCACCACGTTCCGGGTCTACTCCACCACGCTGGTGCCAGGGTTCCTTCAGACCGAGGGCTACGCCCGCGCGCTGCTGTCGGCGAACGCCCGCTTCCTCGGCCTGCCGGACGACGGACCCGAGGCGGCGGCGGCCCGAGTCGACCGGTCGAGGATCATCCATCGGGCCGGACGCCGGTTCGTCCTCCTCGTTGAGGAGGCAGTCCTGCGATACCAGCTCGGCGACGCGGAAGCGATGGCGGCGCAGCTCGGACACCTGCTGACTGCGGGGGCCCTGCCGGCCGTCTCGCTCGGCATCATCCCGATGGCGACGCGGGACCGGCCGCTGTGGGCGGCGGAGACGTTCTCCGTCTTCGACCGGGATCTCGCGTGCGTCGAGCTGATCTCGGCGGAGGTGAACATCACGCAGCCCAGCGAGATCAGGCTCTACTTGAGGGCCTTCGAGCAGTTGCAGTCCCTCGCGGTGTACGGGGCCGAAGCCCGCACGCTGATCGTGCGGGCCGTCGAGGCGCTGCGCTGA
- a CDS encoding DUF6879 family protein, which yields MLPSELDFTGLLESAQTSAVHLEMRDQYAVGDEATDFERWRATGHRDVDPVSDYWAPWVGLITRTRARGVSVRRARIVSEPTTDYIRYEHAGTGINVAAGEQVRWLPRHQAATLLVPAADLWIFDNEKVVFNHFTGDGNWADPDMELVTDPPVVQQCVTAFEAVWDRATPHDEYKIR from the coding sequence ATGCTGCCGAGCGAACTGGACTTCACGGGCCTGCTGGAGTCGGCCCAGACGTCGGCCGTGCACCTGGAGATGCGTGACCAGTACGCCGTCGGCGACGAAGCCACCGACTTCGAGCGCTGGAGGGCCACCGGGCACCGCGACGTCGACCCCGTCTCGGACTACTGGGCCCCGTGGGTCGGCCTGATCACCCGGACCCGAGCCCGCGGCGTCTCCGTCCGCCGAGCCCGGATCGTCAGCGAACCGACCACCGACTACATCCGCTACGAGCACGCGGGCACAGGCATCAACGTGGCCGCCGGCGAGCAGGTGCGATGGCTGCCCCGTCATCAAGCTGCGACGCTGCTGGTCCCCGCCGCCGACCTGTGGATCTTCGACAACGAGAAGGTCGTGTTCAACCACTTCACCGGCGACGGCAACTGGGCCGACCCCGACATGGAGCTGGTGACCGACCCGCCCGTAGTGCAGCAGTGCGTGACCGCGTTCGAAGCCGTCTGGGACCGCGCCACCCCGCACGACGAGTACAAGATCCGCTGA